A genomic segment from Paenibacillus sp. encodes:
- the thiS gene encoding sulfur carrier protein ThiS has protein sequence MTEVAQGSGTGHELAAGNEVVSEVALIVNGERRTVRAKTIADVIGFFGLEGKPVIVEADGAILTKPQWDGAPVRDGMRIELVQFVGGG, from the coding sequence ATGACAGAGGTTGCGCAAGGCTCTGGGACTGGACATGAGCTTGCGGCTGGGAATGAGGTAGTTTCGGAAGTGGCATTGATCGTGAACGGAGAACGCCGGACGGTGCGGGCGAAGACGATCGCCGATGTGATCGGCTTCTTCGGCCTCGAAGGCAAACCTGTCATCGTGGAAGCGGACGGCGCGATTTTGACGAAGCCGCAATGGGACGGCGCGCCGGTCCGCGACGGGATGCGGATCGAGCTCGTTCAATTCGTCGGAGGAGGGTAA
- a CDS encoding thiazole synthase gives MAEDALIIGGKALTSRFFLGTGLFPNPFVQREAIRASGAEVLTFAIRRVNLDAAEDDSILQHLEGSYTFLPNTSGARTAEEAVRIARLARASGLSDWVKVEISADSRTLLPDPLETLRATEQLVKEGFTVLPYTSDDPILCKRLEEAGAAAVMPGGAPIGTGLGILNPYNIGLIAEQARVPIIVDAGLGSAYDVALAMELGADGILMNTPVAKAKDPVRMAKAMRLAIEAGYLSRKAGRIPKKKYASASSGLEELISVPASAGLPE, from the coding sequence ATGGCAGAAGATGCATTGATCATCGGTGGAAAAGCGTTGACGTCCCGTTTTTTTCTCGGCACTGGGCTGTTCCCGAATCCGTTCGTGCAGCGGGAGGCGATCCGCGCCTCGGGAGCGGAAGTGCTGACGTTCGCGATTCGGCGCGTCAATTTGGATGCGGCGGAAGACGATTCGATCCTGCAGCATTTGGAAGGCTCTTATACGTTTCTACCGAACACGTCGGGCGCTCGGACGGCGGAGGAAGCGGTCCGCATCGCCCGGCTTGCCCGAGCGTCGGGCCTGAGCGACTGGGTCAAGGTTGAAATCAGCGCCGATTCGCGCACGCTGCTGCCGGATCCGCTCGAGACGCTCCGAGCGACGGAGCAGCTCGTCAAGGAAGGCTTCACGGTGCTGCCGTATACGTCCGACGACCCGATCCTGTGCAAGCGTCTCGAGGAAGCGGGCGCGGCCGCCGTCATGCCGGGCGGCGCTCCGATCGGCACCGGGCTCGGCATTCTGAATCCGTATAACATCGGATTGATCGCCGAGCAGGCGCGCGTGCCGATCATCGTCGACGCCGGCCTCGGCTCGGCGTACGACGTCGCGCTCGCGATGGAGCTCGGCGCGGACGGCATCCTCATGAATACGCCTGTGGCGAAGGCGAAGGACCCGGTGCGCATGGCGAAGGCGATGCGCCTTGCGATCGAAGCGGGTTATTTGTCCCGTAAGGCCGGACGCATCCCGAAGAAGAAATACGCCAGCGCCAGCAGCGGGCTGGAAGAGCTTATCTCCGTTCCCGCGTCGGCCGGACTGCCGGAATGA
- the thiO gene encoding glycine oxidase ThiO has product MSRRVLVLGGGVIGLSCALACLMRGHRVTVLEIGRCGGQASGAAAGMLAPFSENVESADDFFRLGLASLRLYPQWADDVKRLSGIDFEFARSGSLYAAFHGADLLALESRLRWQGVYTEAGIVEGEALRRLEPGLTREAVAALHVPEECHLYAPDYVKALEQACRELGADVQEGLESVDILEWKEDVVLRSRDGRTFRGERLLICSGAWAQELERTFGLALPIYPIRGQICAYAAELGAVRRMVFSSQGYAVSKANGSLVCGASEDVAGFDRSVTERGIARLRRWSERLFPFLAGMEPFHRWAGLRPATQDGFPLLGPLAQAPHVVFAAGHYRNGILLSPITARIAAALVDGEASPVPLGTFAPGRFS; this is encoded by the coding sequence ATGAGCCGGCGCGTCCTCGTGCTGGGCGGCGGCGTCATCGGCCTCTCCTGCGCGCTCGCCTGCCTCATGCGCGGGCACCGGGTCACGGTGCTGGAGATCGGCCGCTGCGGCGGCCAGGCGAGCGGCGCCGCGGCCGGCATGCTCGCGCCGTTCAGCGAGAACGTCGAGAGCGCCGACGACTTCTTCCGGCTCGGGTTGGCGTCGCTTCGGCTGTATCCGCAATGGGCGGACGACGTGAAGCGTTTGTCAGGCATCGACTTCGAGTTCGCTCGGAGCGGCAGCCTGTACGCCGCGTTCCACGGGGCCGACTTGCTCGCGCTGGAGAGCCGGCTTCGGTGGCAGGGCGTCTACACCGAGGCTGGTATCGTCGAAGGCGAAGCGCTGCGGCGATTGGAGCCGGGGCTCACCCGCGAAGCGGTCGCCGCGCTGCACGTGCCGGAGGAGTGCCATTTGTACGCGCCGGATTACGTGAAGGCGCTAGAGCAGGCGTGCCGGGAGCTGGGCGCGGACGTGCAGGAGGGGCTCGAGAGCGTCGACATCCTCGAATGGAAGGAGGATGTCGTGCTGCGGAGCCGGGACGGCCGGACATTCCGCGGAGAGCGGCTGCTGATCTGTTCAGGCGCCTGGGCGCAGGAGCTGGAGCGGACGTTCGGCCTGGCGCTGCCGATTTACCCGATTCGCGGGCAAATTTGCGCGTATGCGGCCGAGCTCGGCGCCGTGCGCCGCATGGTGTTCAGCAGCCAAGGCTACGCGGTGTCCAAGGCGAACGGCTCGCTCGTCTGCGGCGCCTCCGAAGACGTCGCCGGCTTCGACCGCTCCGTCACCGAGCGCGGTATCGCCCGGCTGCGGCGCTGGAGCGAGCGGCTGTTCCCGTTCCTCGCGGGCATGGAGCCGTTCCATCGCTGGGCGGGCCTGCGCCCCGCCACGCAGGACGGCTTCCCGCTCCTCGGACCGTTGGCGCAAGCGCCGCACGTCGTCTTCGCCGCGGGCCATTACCGGAACGGCATCCTGCTGAGCCCGATCACCGCCCGCATCGCCGCCGCCCTCGTCGACGGAGAGGCTTCGCCAGTGCCTCTCGGCACGTTCGCGCCGGGGCGGTTTTCGTGA